One segment of bacterium DNA contains the following:
- a CDS encoding MotA/TolQ/ExbB proton channel family protein, with product MRKDLLDKIIHASWEAQLILITLAIFSVVSWAIMGSKFRLLRRAIAEIDMFMERFRKARDLEQIQEAARDMDVSPIGIMVSTAVREVHQLRKLIAARAADSGLGFDPTVMMRDNLLMSMERVISDRAAELRKYIVFLATCTTISPFLGLLGTVWGIMISFLDIATKGSANIAVVAPGIADALTTTVAGLFVAIPAVVGYNYLNSRVKMIVERCNNFALELAGIIYKSSLNL from the coding sequence TTGAGAAAAGATTTGCTGGACAAGATTATTCACGCCAGTTGGGAAGCGCAGCTCATACTGATCACACTGGCGATCTTCTCCGTAGTCAGTTGGGCGATAATGGGTTCTAAGTTCAGGTTGCTTCGCCGTGCAATTGCCGAGATCGACATGTTCATGGAGAGGTTCCGCAAGGCGCGCGACCTGGAACAGATCCAGGAGGCGGCCCGCGACATGGATGTCTCTCCCATCGGGATCATGGTCAGCACCGCCGTGCGCGAGGTGCACCAGCTGCGCAAGCTGATCGCCGCCCGCGCTGCGGACAGCGGTCTGGGGTTCGATCCCACGGTGATGATGCGCGACAACCTGCTGATGTCGATGGAGCGTGTCATTTCGGACCGCGCCGCCGAGTTGCGCAAGTATATCGTCTTCCTGGCCACCTGCACCACGATCAGCCCTTTCCTCGGCCTGCTGGGCACGGTCTGGGGCATCATGATCTCCTTCCTGGACATTGCGACCAAGGGCTCGGCCAACATCGCGGTGGTCGCCCCCGGCATCGCGGACGCCCTGACTACCACAGTGGCCGGCCTGTTTGTGGCTATTCCGGCGGTCGTGGGCTACAACTACCTGAACAGCCGGGTGAAAATGATCGTGGAGCGCTGCAACAATTTCGCGCTCGAACTGGCCGGGATTATCTACAAGAGCAGCCTGAACCTCTGA